In Methylotenera sp. L2L1, the following proteins share a genomic window:
- a CDS encoding ArsI/CadI family heavy metal resistance metalloenzyme, translating to MKRMHLHVSVDDLNKSIGFYNTLFGAEPIVIKQDYAKWMLDDPLVNFAISQRGAKAGLDHVGIQVDDEAELSEIKARFDGAELSVLTQEGTTCCYAKSDKHWVQDPSGIAWETYHTLESAPTFNDTKGQADSACCAPSAQQVQFISRRNNSQ from the coding sequence ATGAAGCGTATGCATTTACATGTGTCAGTTGATGACCTTAATAAAAGCATTGGTTTTTATAATACTTTGTTCGGCGCAGAGCCAATAGTCATTAAGCAAGATTATGCCAAATGGATGTTAGATGACCCTTTGGTGAACTTTGCTATCAGCCAGCGTGGTGCAAAGGCTGGCTTAGATCATGTCGGTATTCAGGTGGATGATGAGGCGGAGCTGTCGGAAATAAAGGCTAGATTTGATGGTGCAGAGCTGAGTGTGTTGACGCAGGAGGGAACGACTTGCTGTTATGCGAAATCAGATAAGCACTGGGTGCAGGATCCGTCCGGTATAGCTTGGGAGACTTACCACACATTAGAGAGTGCACCTACTTTTAATGATACTAAAGGCCAAGCAGACTCAGCATGTTGTGCGCCTAGTGCGCAGCAGGTTCAATTTATTTCACGTAGAAACAACTCACAATGA
- the arsB gene encoding ACR3 family arsenite efflux transporter, producing the protein MTAESKTLTISPKIGTFERNLTWWVLACIVVGIGLGELSPEAFQSIGNLKIAEVNLVVAALIWLMIIPMLLKVDFYAMRDVLQHGKGIGVTLFINWVVKPFSMALLAWVFIRHLFAGYLPVDQIDSYIAGLILLAAAPCTAMVFVWSNLCGGEPKFTLSQVAINDAIMLFAFAPLVGLLLGLSNISIPWGTLFLSVLLFILVPVFMSQLMRKYLLAKGSQALDVVLKQLHPISLGALLATLVLLFGFQGQQILAQPLIIALLAVPIIIQVYFNSMLAYWLNKKFKVAHCVAGPSALIGASNFFELAVATAIALFGFNSGAALATVVGVLIEVPVMLSVVHIVNRSRHWYEAS; encoded by the coding sequence ATGACAGCAGAATCTAAAACTTTAACTATAAGTCCAAAAATTGGTACTTTTGAACGAAATTTAACCTGGTGGGTACTGGCATGCATTGTTGTCGGGATCGGCTTGGGAGAGTTGAGTCCGGAAGCATTTCAATCAATAGGTAATCTAAAAATAGCTGAAGTGAACTTGGTTGTAGCTGCGCTTATTTGGTTGATGATTATCCCCATGCTGCTAAAAGTAGATTTTTATGCAATGCGTGACGTATTGCAACATGGCAAAGGTATTGGCGTCACATTATTTATTAACTGGGTAGTAAAGCCGTTTTCTATGGCTTTGTTAGCATGGGTGTTTATACGTCATTTGTTTGCGGGATATCTGCCAGTAGATCAAATAGATAGCTATATTGCAGGGTTGATATTGCTTGCGGCGGCGCCATGTACTGCCATGGTTTTTGTTTGGAGTAATTTGTGCGGCGGTGAGCCGAAGTTTACTTTATCTCAAGTAGCGATTAATGATGCGATTATGTTGTTCGCATTTGCACCTCTAGTTGGGCTGTTGCTGGGGTTGTCTAACATAAGCATTCCATGGGGTACCTTGTTCTTGTCGGTGTTGTTGTTTATTTTAGTGCCTGTTTTTATGAGTCAGTTAATGCGTAAGTATTTACTGGCAAAAGGATCGCAGGCATTGGATGTTGTCCTGAAGCAACTGCATCCAATTTCTTTGGGTGCGTTGCTTGCCACCTTAGTGCTATTGTTTGGTTTTCAGGGGCAACAAATACTGGCTCAGCCCTTGATTATTGCTTTATTGGCGGTGCCTATCATTATTCAGGTTTACTTTAATTCAATGCTTGCATACTGGTTAAATAAAAAGTTCAAAGTGGCACATTGTGTAGCAGGACCATCCGCACTGATTGGCGCATCTAACTTTTTTGAGTTGGCGGTTGCTACTGCAATCGCGCTATTTGGTTTTAACTCAGGAGCGGCGCTTGCGACGGTTGTGGGTGTGTTGATTGAGGTGCCAGTCATGCTGTCTGTGGTACATATTGTCAATCGTAGTCGCCATTGGTATGAGGCTAGCTAA
- a CDS encoding pyrimidine/purine nucleoside phosphorylase: protein MAQFDNVSVKKKANVYFDGKCVSHTVMFPNGTRSTIGVIFPSTLTFNTAAPELMEINAGICKVRLQGESDWKTYSEGEKFTVPGNSSFDIETVETLDYVCHFE, encoded by the coding sequence ATGGCACAATTTGATAATGTCAGTGTAAAAAAGAAAGCTAACGTTTATTTTGATGGTAAATGCGTTAGTCACACCGTAATGTTTCCTAACGGAACACGCAGTACGATTGGTGTTATTTTTCCAAGCACGCTTACATTTAACACGGCTGCTCCTGAATTGATGGAAATTAATGCAGGTATTTGTAAAGTGCGCTTGCAAGGCGAAAGTGACTGGAAAACATACAGTGAAGGTGAGAAGTTCACCGTGCCAGGTAACTCATCATTTGACATCGAAACAGTAGAAACATTAGATTACGTTTGCCATTTTGAGTAG
- the leuD gene encoding 3-isopropylmalate dehydratase small subunit → MQAFTQLNGLVAPLDRANVDTDAIIPKQFLKSIKRSGFGPNAFDEWRYLDQGEPGMDNSKRPINPDFVLNQSRYQGARVLLTRENFGCGSSREHAPWALEDYGFKVIIAPSFADIFFNNCFKNGMLPIVLSAEVVDGLFNQVVAAEGYQLNVDLSAQTITTPTGEVHPFEVDAFRKHCLLNGLDDIGLTMQQQDKIKAFELKHQQAQPWLFN, encoded by the coding sequence ATGCAAGCTTTTACGCAATTGAATGGATTAGTAGCACCGTTGGACCGCGCTAATGTGGATACTGACGCTATTATTCCTAAACAGTTTTTAAAATCAATCAAACGTAGCGGTTTTGGCCCAAACGCGTTTGATGAGTGGCGTTATTTAGACCAAGGTGAACCAGGTATGGACAATAGCAAACGTCCGATAAATCCTGACTTTGTGCTAAATCAGTCGCGCTATCAAGGTGCCAGAGTATTGCTTACACGTGAGAACTTTGGATGTGGCTCTAGTAGAGAGCATGCGCCTTGGGCGTTGGAAGATTATGGCTTTAAAGTAATCATTGCGCCTAGCTTTGCTGATATTTTCTTTAACAACTGCTTCAAAAATGGCATGTTACCTATCGTGTTAAGCGCAGAGGTTGTTGATGGATTGTTTAACCAAGTGGTCGCTGCTGAAGGTTATCAACTTAATGTTGATTTAAGTGCGCAAACAATCACAACGCCGACAGGTGAAGTACATCCGTTTGAAGTGGATGCTTTCCGTAAACATTGTTTGTTAAACGGATTAGATGACATCGGTTTAACCATGCAGCAACAGGATAAAATTAAGGCGTTCGAGCTTAAGCATCAACAAGCCCAACCATGGCTTTTTAATTAA
- a CDS encoding arsenate reductase ArsC — MNVLFLCTGNSCRSILGEATFNHLAPAGLRAMSAGSKPAGYVHPRSLALLAREGISTEGYFSKSWEDLPATPDIVITVCGSAAGETCPAYLGPVLRTHWGVEDPAHVVGSNEEIDAAFVKAYSILRARIEAFFALPLETLKHDKVALKTEMDKIATILA, encoded by the coding sequence ATGAATGTTTTATTTTTATGTACAGGTAACTCATGCCGATCAATATTGGGTGAGGCGACTTTTAATCACCTTGCCCCAGCTGGTTTGCGTGCAATGAGTGCTGGTAGTAAACCGGCTGGATATGTGCATCCACGCTCACTTGCCTTATTGGCACGTGAGGGCATCTCGACAGAAGGTTACTTTAGTAAGTCTTGGGAAGATTTACCTGCTACGCCTGATATTGTGATTACGGTGTGTGGTAGCGCTGCTGGCGAAACTTGCCCTGCGTATTTGGGCCCAGTACTTCGCACTCATTGGGGCGTGGAAGACCCTGCGCATGTCGTTGGTAGCAACGAGGAGATTGATGCTGCTTTTGTAAAGGCATACAGTATTTTACGTGCGCGTATTGAGGCCTTTTTTGCGTTGCCGTTAGAAACATTAAAGCATGACAAAGTTGCCCTTAAAACAGAAATGGACAAAATTGCGACTATCCTTGCTTAA
- a CDS encoding YajQ family cyclic di-GMP-binding protein codes for MPSFDISSEVDMVALKNAIDTAGKQITNRYDFKGSSAKVELNEKDSVITLFGDNDFQLDQVKDILLPAMEKKEPDSSKRLDHKDVQKVSGNKVKQEMKIRAGIDTDLAKRITKLIKDSGMKVQASIQGDTVRVNGAKRDILQDAIAFVKKNVTDFPLQFGNFRD; via the coding sequence ATGCCTTCATTTGATATTTCTTCAGAAGTCGACATGGTCGCTTTGAAGAACGCGATTGATACAGCTGGTAAGCAAATTACCAATCGTTATGACTTTAAAGGTAGTTCAGCGAAGGTTGAACTGAATGAAAAAGATAGTGTGATTACCCTGTTTGGAGATAATGACTTTCAGCTTGATCAGGTTAAAGATATTTTGTTACCAGCAATGGAAAAGAAAGAGCCTGATTCATCTAAACGTCTGGATCATAAAGATGTCCAAAAAGTGTCTGGTAACAAAGTGAAGCAAGAGATGAAAATCCGCGCTGGTATTGATACTGACTTGGCTAAACGGATTACTAAGCTCATTAAAGACTCTGGCATGAAAGTGCAAGCGAGTATTCAGGGTGATACCGTGCGTGTGAATGGCGCCAAGCGAGATATCTTGCAAGATGCGATTGCATTTGTAAAAAAGAATGTAACGGATTTTCCGTTGCAGTTTGGTAATTTTAGGGATTAA
- a CDS encoding ArsR/SmtB family transcription factor — protein sequence MDNKLAVIQLASIAQEARLDIFRLLVQAGFKGLPAGAVGEQLKIPASTLSFHLKELSHAGLVSSRQEGRFVYYTANYDVMNNLLAYLTENCCAGQVPCCSDSACNPNEKERQS from the coding sequence ATGGATAATAAATTAGCGGTAATACAGTTAGCATCTATTGCGCAAGAGGCGCGCTTGGATATTTTTAGGCTGCTTGTGCAAGCTGGATTTAAAGGGTTGCCTGCAGGCGCAGTAGGCGAGCAACTGAAAATACCCGCAAGCACGCTTTCTTTTCACTTAAAAGAATTGAGCCATGCAGGGCTTGTGAGCTCACGCCAAGAGGGACGTTTTGTCTATTACACGGCCAATTATGATGTGATGAATAATCTACTAGCCTATCTTACTGAAAATTGTTGTGCAGGACAGGTGCCATGTTGTTCTGATAGCGCTTGCAACCCAAATGAAAAGGAGAGGCAGTCATGA
- a CDS encoding entericidin A/B family lipoprotein has translation MKKFFFLVMIAVALSACNTVAGIGKDIEKGGEVIQKSAN, from the coding sequence ATGAAAAAGTTCTTCTTTCTTGTCATGATCGCAGTCGCATTGTCAGCTTGCAATACCGTTGCAGGTATCGGTAAAGACATCGAAAAAGGTGGCGAGGTTATCCAGAAGTCAGCAAACTAA
- the leuC gene encoding 3-isopropylmalate dehydratase large subunit — translation MAKTLYDKLFDSHVVTEENGTALIYIDRHLVHEVTSPQAFEGLRLAGRKPWRISSIVATADHNTPTNGWDKGLSGIADPVARLQIETLSDNIREFGAKAYFPFMDSRQGIVHVVGPEQGATLPGMTVVCGDSHTSTHGAFGALAHGIGTSEVEHVMATQCLVQKKSKTMQVVVNGTLEKGVTAKDVALAIIGKTGTAGGNGYAIEFAGSVIRNMSMEGRMTLCNMAIEAGARAGIVAVDDTTINYVKGRPFSPKAEQWDAAVAYWNTLHSDEGAKFDATVTLDAKDIQPQVTWGTSPEMVVGIDGKVPSLDMAKNEVQRGDWERAYAYMGLTPNTPISDIQIDKVFIGSCTNSRIEDLRAAAAIAKGKHIAPNVKLALVVPGSGLVKAQAEQEGLDKIFTEAGFEWREPGCSMCLAMNADRLSSGERCASTSNRNFEGRQGQGGRTHLVSPEMAAAAAVAGHFVDVRDLS, via the coding sequence ATGGCAAAAACGTTATACGACAAATTGTTTGATTCCCACGTTGTGACCGAAGAAAACGGCACGGCACTCATTTATATCGACCGTCATTTGGTGCATGAGGTGACAAGCCCGCAAGCTTTTGAAGGTCTGCGTTTGGCTGGTCGTAAGCCTTGGCGTATTTCGTCTATCGTTGCAACGGCAGACCATAACACACCAACCAATGGTTGGGATAAAGGCTTGTCTGGCATTGCTGACCCTGTGGCACGTTTGCAGATAGAAACTTTGAGCGACAATATACGTGAGTTTGGCGCAAAAGCTTATTTCCCGTTTATGGACTCGCGTCAGGGGATCGTGCATGTGGTTGGCCCTGAGCAGGGTGCTACCTTGCCTGGTATGACTGTGGTTTGTGGTGATTCTCACACCAGTACACATGGTGCATTTGGTGCATTGGCGCATGGCATTGGTACTTCAGAAGTTGAGCATGTCATGGCAACGCAGTGCTTAGTACAGAAAAAATCTAAAACGATGCAAGTAGTGGTCAATGGCACGTTAGAGAAGGGCGTTACAGCTAAAGATGTGGCGCTGGCTATTATTGGTAAAACAGGTACGGCTGGTGGTAATGGGTATGCAATTGAGTTTGCAGGCTCTGTGATCCGCAATATGAGCATGGAAGGTCGCATGACTTTATGCAATATGGCGATTGAAGCTGGTGCACGTGCTGGGATTGTGGCTGTTGACGATACAACGATTAACTATGTAAAAGGTCGCCCATTTTCACCTAAAGCTGAGCAATGGGATGCTGCTGTGGCTTACTGGAACACTTTACATAGTGATGAAGGTGCTAAGTTTGATGCAACGGTTACTTTGGATGCAAAAGATATTCAACCACAGGTGACATGGGGTACATCGCCTGAAATGGTGGTTGGTATCGATGGCAAAGTGCCAAGCCTAGACATGGCTAAAAATGAAGTGCAGCGTGGTGATTGGGAGCGTGCTTATGCTTACATGGGCTTAACGCCTAATACGCCAATTAGTGATATTCAAATCGATAAAGTATTTATTGGTTCTTGTACTAACTCACGTATCGAAGATTTGCGTGCTGCGGCTGCCATTGCAAAGGGTAAGCACATTGCACCTAATGTCAAGCTTGCACTTGTTGTGCCGGGTTCTGGTTTGGTGAAAGCGCAAGCTGAGCAAGAGGGGCTGGACAAGATATTTACAGAAGCTGGTTTTGAGTGGCGCGAGCCAGGCTGTTCAATGTGCTTAGCCATGAATGCAGACCGCTTGTCTTCTGGTGAACGCTGTGCATCAACAAGCAATCGTAATTTCGAAGGTCGTCAAGGGCAAGGTGGGCGTACGCATTTAGTTAGCCCTGAAATGGCAGCAGCAGCAGCAGTCGCTGGTCACTTTGTTGACGTAAGAGATTTAAGCTAA